A section of the Rhodopirellula halodulae genome encodes:
- a CDS encoding EscU/YscU/HrcU family type III secretion system export apparatus switch protein produces MSDAGGDKKHSASERKRRQAREKGQVAKSQDLTSATLLLAAIGALYVIGGNTAAYLAGGIENALGQTRSAPMTTQDATQYMLQLAQRLAMAAIPLMGLMFVGGVLINLFQTGLLFSTDRLVPKLSNISPLSGAKRILSLQGVMRLTFGIFKVGIIAGIAFLALRAHHESVVTMASLSVPQLAKSMFDTLFGVSLWIGCGLFVLALLEYVYQWWKTEQDLMMTDQEVRDELKDTEADPQVAARRRQVARQLAMGQLATEVPKADVVASNPTELAIAIKYDPLTMPAPIVVAKGAGMIAQRIRRLALENGIPVVERKELAQALYKLVEVGDEVPAEQYQAVAEILRYVYQMQGKKIPQATAA; encoded by the coding sequence ATGTCTGACGCAGGTGGAGATAAGAAGCACTCAGCGTCAGAACGCAAACGGCGTCAGGCGAGAGAAAAGGGGCAAGTCGCGAAGAGCCAAGACTTGACCTCCGCCACGTTGCTCTTGGCCGCCATCGGTGCGTTGTACGTGATCGGTGGCAACACCGCGGCCTACCTGGCCGGTGGGATCGAAAACGCACTGGGGCAAACGCGTTCGGCTCCCATGACCACGCAAGACGCCACGCAGTACATGCTGCAACTGGCACAGCGATTGGCGATGGCCGCAATTCCGTTGATGGGATTGATGTTCGTCGGCGGCGTGTTGATCAATCTCTTTCAAACGGGACTGTTGTTTTCCACCGATCGGTTGGTACCGAAGCTGAGCAACATCAGTCCGTTGTCCGGTGCCAAACGCATTTTGTCGTTGCAGGGCGTGATGCGTTTGACGTTTGGGATTTTCAAGGTTGGCATCATTGCGGGAATCGCATTTTTAGCACTGCGAGCTCACCACGAAAGCGTCGTCACGATGGCGTCGCTTTCAGTCCCGCAATTGGCCAAGTCGATGTTCGACACGTTGTTCGGCGTGTCGTTATGGATCGGCTGCGGTTTGTTTGTTTTGGCTTTGCTGGAATACGTCTATCAGTGGTGGAAGACCGAACAAGACTTGATGATGACGGACCAAGAAGTTCGCGACGAATTGAAAGACACCGAAGCGGACCCGCAAGTTGCCGCTCGCCGCCGGCAAGTCGCACGTCAACTCGCGATGGGGCAATTGGCAACGGAAGTCCCCAAGGCCGATGTGGTGGCAAGCAATCCAACGGAGCTGGCCATCGCAATCAAATACGATCCGCTGACGATGCCCGCTCCGATTGTGGTGGCCAAGGGAGCCGGAATGATCGCTCAACGCATCCGTCGACTGGCGTTGGAAAACGGAATTCCTGTGGTGGAACGCAAGGAGCTCGCTCAGGCGTTGTACAAGTTGGTCGAAGTCGGCGATGAAGTGCCCGCGGAACAGTATCAAGCCGTCGCTGAGATTCTGCGTTACGTCTATCAGATGCAGGGCAAGAAG